One window from the genome of Fulvivirga lutea encodes:
- a CDS encoding SLC13 family permease, with protein sequence MLPIDIQPYFVLGVIALLFTALYTEITKPAISFLFATLVLVIGGVIIPKDVLDGLANESIISIVLLILITAGFRSNFNVEGLLDSLFKKAKSYRYFLGLMMAKVAILSSFVNNTPVVVLMTPYVFDWGRKNKISPSKLLIPLSYATIFGGMITIIGTSTTLVLNGFLAKNGLVTINALHLFYIGGCITIFCILFILLIGNKLLPSRQDLIEKFELSKREYLIEKRLSQDSDLVGKTVKEGGLRNLKGVYLVEIVRKDQIISPVNPNEIIEPNDILIFAGNTDTIIDLTLSNVGIELPSNLEPSSGKNLQVVEGVISANNSLIGKTVKESNFRERYDAAVVAIHRNGEKLSGKIGRIKIKAGDVLLMYVGKSFHNKVDVYKDLYIISGDLKEIRNSKKTDTLKLVVITVVIVSLLFTQSYSLFTSLLIITTVMVGMKLITLQNIKRDLDINMIIILVLSLAIGQAMIKSGTGTIVAHQVVELLMPYGNIGLLIGMVLITTVLTSFVTNVGAIAISFPLALGIINDLGIEGAPFFLAIAFAASAAFITPIGYQTNLIVYGPGGYNFKDFLKIGVPVTCLYLAIVILGIALLYPQVFPI encoded by the coding sequence TTGTTACCGATTGATATTCAGCCATATTTTGTGCTTGGGGTAATAGCATTACTCTTTACAGCTCTCTATACAGAAATAACCAAACCTGCAATTTCATTTCTATTTGCAACGTTGGTTCTTGTTATAGGTGGTGTTATTATTCCTAAAGATGTGTTAGATGGCCTGGCTAATGAATCAATTATAAGTATCGTTTTATTGATACTTATTACAGCTGGATTCAGATCTAATTTTAATGTTGAAGGTTTACTCGATAGTCTTTTTAAAAAGGCTAAGTCATACAGGTACTTCTTAGGTCTTATGATGGCTAAAGTCGCTATACTTTCATCATTTGTTAATAACACTCCGGTAGTTGTGCTAATGACTCCATACGTGTTTGACTGGGGGCGAAAAAACAAAATATCGCCATCAAAATTATTAATCCCACTAAGTTACGCCACCATTTTCGGAGGTATGATTACCATTATCGGTACATCAACGACCTTAGTACTAAATGGTTTTTTAGCGAAAAATGGGTTAGTGACGATTAATGCATTACACTTATTTTATATTGGGGGCTGCATTACCATTTTTTGTATATTATTCATCCTATTAATTGGAAATAAACTCTTACCGTCTCGTCAAGACCTCATTGAAAAATTTGAACTTTCTAAAAGGGAGTATTTAATAGAAAAGAGACTCAGTCAGGACTCTGATCTTGTAGGAAAAACAGTTAAAGAAGGGGGGCTGAGAAACCTTAAAGGGGTCTATCTTGTGGAGATCGTTAGAAAAGATCAAATTATCTCACCGGTTAATCCTAATGAAATTATTGAACCGAACGACATTTTGATATTTGCTGGGAATACTGATACTATTATTGATTTGACCTTGTCAAATGTGGGTATTGAGCTACCATCGAATCTTGAACCTAGTAGTGGTAAAAACTTACAAGTAGTTGAGGGAGTTATAAGTGCTAATAATAGCTTAATAGGAAAAACAGTAAAGGAGTCTAACTTCAGAGAACGTTATGATGCAGCAGTTGTAGCTATACACCGTAATGGGGAGAAATTAAGTGGCAAAATTGGGCGGATCAAGATTAAGGCTGGTGATGTTTTGCTAATGTACGTGGGTAAGTCATTTCACAATAAAGTTGATGTTTATAAAGACTTATATATTATTTCTGGTGATTTAAAGGAAATCAGGAACTCCAAAAAAACTGATACGCTAAAATTAGTTGTAATAACAGTTGTAATCGTAAGCCTTCTATTCACTCAATCTTATAGCCTATTTACTTCATTGCTGATTATAACGACCGTAATGGTGGGCATGAAGCTTATAACCTTGCAGAATATAAAGCGGGATTTAGATATAAATATGATCATAATCCTAGTGCTTTCCTTAGCAATTGGTCAAGCAATGATAAAGTCAGGTACTGGAACAATAGTCGCCCATCAGGTGGTAGAATTATTGATGCCTTACGGAAATATAGGGCTTTTAATAGGTATGGTTCTAATAACGACCGTATTGACTTCATTTGTTACAAATGTTGGTGCCATTGCCATTTCGTTTCCTTTGGCATTAGGTATTATAAATGACCTTGGTATTGAGGGTGCTCCTTTCTTTTTAGCCATAGCTTTTGCAGCTTCTGCCGCATTTATCACACCAATTGGGTATCAGACTAATCTGATAGTTTATGGCCCAGGTGGATATAATTTTAAGGATTTCTTGAAAATTGGGGTGCCTGTTACCTGTCTCTATTTAGCAATAGTAATTTTAGGTATAGCACTTCTTTACCCACAAGTTTTTCCTATTTAA
- a CDS encoding type III secretion system chaperone family protein, with product MDLNAFMESYAEEIGGTYSEYDIRTSIIIVPLPDERFQTVLGKLKHSPRYDRLGIEFSSKVCQFEDGLDLKLLLSENANLNHAKFAIVEDFIHVEASSFVESATEELLKEIIQEVANVADEYEFKLTGADVH from the coding sequence ATGGATCTTAATGCATTTATGGAGAGTTATGCCGAAGAGATAGGCGGCACCTATTCCGAATACGATATTAGAACTTCAATTATTATTGTTCCCCTACCTGATGAGCGTTTTCAAACCGTTTTGGGTAAGCTAAAGCACAGCCCACGATACGATAGGCTTGGAATTGAGTTTTCTTCCAAGGTATGTCAGTTTGAAGATGGATTAGATCTTAAATTGTTACTTAGCGAAAATGCAAACCTCAATCATGCTAAATTCGCCATTGTAGAAGATTTTATTCATGTAGAAGCGTCAAGCTTTGTTGAGTCAGCTACAGAAGAATTACTGAAAGAAATTATTCAGGAAGTTGCCAATGTTGCTGATGAATACGAATTCAAATTAACTGGAGCAGACGTTCACTAA
- a CDS encoding DUF2279 domain-containing protein, producing MKLNKIGILILLIITISGKSYTQDSTQNRLKPLLIASSATYVTSLVLLDQLWYSDFERKGFHFFNDNREWKQVDKVGHFYSAFHISNASYKLLRWAYMDEDKSIFWGSIASVIALTPIEIFDGFSSEYGASYGDLIANTAGGLFFYGQQKTWGEIRVHPKYSFSQSPYAELRPETLGKNLSEELLKDYNAQTFWLSFDLSKFNAKLPKWLNIAMGYGANDMIFANDDSNKSAGFNPQRQFYIGLDLDLNEYKTRSKALNTLIYFVNMVKIPGPTLELRNGKFYFHSFYY from the coding sequence ATGAAGCTGAATAAGATAGGTATCCTCATTCTTTTAATCATAACTATTTCAGGTAAGTCTTATACTCAAGACTCTACCCAAAACCGTCTCAAACCTCTTCTTATAGCTAGTTCCGCTACATATGTTACAAGCTTAGTTTTGCTCGACCAACTATGGTATTCAGATTTTGAGCGCAAAGGTTTTCACTTCTTCAACGACAATAGAGAATGGAAACAAGTAGATAAAGTTGGCCACTTTTATTCTGCATTTCACATAAGTAACGCCTCGTATAAATTACTGCGTTGGGCGTATATGGATGAAGATAAATCTATTTTTTGGGGAAGCATTGCAAGCGTAATTGCTTTAACACCTATTGAGATATTTGATGGTTTTTCATCGGAATATGGCGCATCTTATGGCGACCTTATAGCAAATACAGCTGGCGGCCTCTTTTTTTATGGGCAACAAAAAACCTGGGGAGAAATTCGGGTACACCCTAAATATTCATTTAGCCAAAGTCCTTATGCTGAACTCAGACCAGAGACTTTAGGCAAAAACCTTAGTGAAGAATTGTTGAAAGATTATAATGCCCAAACCTTCTGGCTTTCTTTCGATTTATCAAAATTCAATGCAAAGCTTCCTAAATGGTTGAATATTGCAATGGGTTATGGTGCCAATGATATGATTTTTGCCAATGATGATTCAAATAAATCGGCAGGATTCAATCCTCAAAGACAGTTTTACATCGGGCTAGATCTTGATTTAAATGAATATAAAACCCGATCAAAAGCACTAAATACCCTAATATATTTTGTGAATATGGTAAAAATACCCGGTCCTACCTTGGAGTTGAGAAATGGTAAATTCTATTTTCATTCATTTTATTATTGA
- a CDS encoding LuxE/PaaK family acyltransferase, with protein sequence MDIDKSFEQKLIQASDKEFEKLALQVFQYQYKNNAIYHQYISSLGVNVENINQLEEIPFLPIQFFKSHSVKSGTWNEEEVFESSGTTGQITSKHYLKSSAFYRQNALNIFNQSIGNPSDYHIMALLPSYLERGNSSLVKMVKFFIDESRSEFSGFYLNNHKKLVDDINSALKTEKRILLIGVTFALLDIAEKFNIDLAGHIIMETGGMKGRRKEMTRMEVHTVLKKSFNVATVYSEYGMTELLSQAYSAGNGLYKSPDTMRILLRDLYDPFYISNSVRQGGINVIDLANVHTCSFIETQDIGRISGEFFEVLGRYDNSELRGCNLMI encoded by the coding sequence TTGGACATTGATAAAAGTTTTGAGCAAAAATTAATCCAGGCTTCTGACAAAGAATTCGAAAAGTTGGCACTTCAGGTTTTTCAGTACCAGTACAAAAATAACGCTATTTACCATCAATATATTTCTTCTCTGGGTGTAAATGTTGAAAATATTAATCAATTAGAAGAAATTCCATTTCTGCCCATCCAGTTTTTTAAGAGCCACTCAGTAAAATCTGGTACATGGAATGAAGAAGAGGTTTTTGAAAGTAGTGGTACAACTGGCCAAATTACTTCTAAACATTATTTGAAATCCTCTGCATTTTATAGGCAGAATGCTCTGAATATTTTTAATCAGTCAATTGGTAATCCATCAGATTATCACATAATGGCTTTATTACCGTCATATTTAGAGCGCGGTAACTCTTCACTTGTGAAGATGGTGAAATTCTTCATAGATGAAAGCAGGTCAGAGTTCTCTGGTTTTTATTTAAACAACCATAAAAAGTTAGTGGATGATATTAATTCGGCACTGAAAACGGAAAAAAGAATTTTGTTAATTGGAGTAACTTTTGCATTACTAGATATTGCTGAAAAATTTAATATTGACTTAGCTGGTCATATTATTATGGAAACTGGTGGCATGAAGGGTAGGCGCAAAGAAATGACTAGAATGGAAGTTCATACTGTACTAAAAAAATCTTTTAATGTCGCCACTGTTTACTCGGAGTATGGAATGACTGAACTTTTATCTCAGGCTTATTCTGCGGGCAATGGGCTTTATAAATCACCCGATACTATGCGCATATTATTGAGGGATTTGTATGACCCATTCTATATTTCTAATTCTGTAAGACAAGGAGGTATAAATGTTATTGATTTAGCGAATGTTCATACTTGCTCATTCATTGAAACTCAGGACATTGGCAGAATATCTGGGGAATTTTTTGAAGTGTTAGGACGTTATGATAACTCAGAACTAAGGGGATGTAACCTGATGATTTAG
- a CDS encoding AMP nucleosidase, whose translation MKTKKEIIENWLPRYTGTPLEVFGKYILLTNFFNYVEMFAEEFGCEIYGKGKAMQTATANDITIINFGMGSAMAATAMDLIAAVEPKATLFLGKCGGIKKKTKLGDLILPIAAIRGEGTSDEYMPQEIPALPSFSLQRAVSSMIKKHQLDYWTGTVFTTNRRVWEHDKEFKKKLRKMRAMCVDMETATIFTVGFVNEIPRGALLLVSDNPMIPDGVKTSESDAKVTADFVKNHLKIGIDALMELINSGDSVKHLRY comes from the coding sequence ATGAAAACTAAAAAGGAAATTATTGAAAACTGGCTTCCAAGATACACTGGCACGCCATTGGAAGTCTTTGGAAAATATATTTTACTCACTAATTTTTTCAACTATGTTGAAATGTTTGCAGAAGAATTCGGCTGTGAAATATATGGTAAAGGTAAAGCCATGCAAACAGCTACTGCAAATGATATTACCATCATAAATTTTGGAATGGGTAGTGCCATGGCTGCTACTGCAATGGATCTTATTGCGGCAGTGGAACCAAAGGCAACATTATTTTTGGGTAAATGCGGAGGTATCAAAAAGAAAACTAAACTTGGTGATTTGATATTACCCATTGCTGCAATACGAGGCGAAGGAACTAGTGACGAATATATGCCTCAAGAAATTCCTGCATTGCCATCTTTTAGTTTACAAAGAGCTGTTAGTTCCATGATTAAAAAGCACCAACTCGATTACTGGACAGGAACAGTATTTACTACTAACCGTAGAGTTTGGGAGCATGATAAAGAATTTAAGAAGAAGTTAAGAAAGATGCGAGCCATGTGTGTTGACATGGAAACAGCCACCATATTTACTGTAGGTTTTGTAAATGAAATACCCAGAGGAGCCTTGTTATTAGTGTCAGATAATCCAATGATACCAGATGGTGTTAAAACTTCTGAAAGTGATGCGAAAGTAACTGCTGATTTTGTTAAAAATCATTTAAAAATTGGTATTGACGCATTGATGGAATTAATAAATTCCGGAGATTCAGTTAAACATCTTAGATACTAA
- a CDS encoding sigma-54-dependent transcriptional regulator, with translation MAKILIIDDEQSIRNTLKEILEYEKYTIEEAKDGEEGLKLLMKEKFDVALCDVKMPKMDGLEVLEKAIEEGIDTQFIMISAHGTIETAVEATKKGAYDFIQKPPDLNRLLVTIRNAMDKSTLVKETKVLKKKVSKGSMIVGDSKPISEIKETIQKVAPTDARVLVTGENGTGKELVARQLHEMSSRSKGPLIEVNCAAIPSELIESELFGHEKGSFTSAVKQRIGKFELANDGTLFLDEIGDMSLSAQAKVLRALQENKITRVGGDKEISVNVRVVAATNKNLKEEIANKNFREDLYHRLSVILIKVPPLRDRAEDIPLLTDKFLHDIAAEYGTKPKSITPKAVSLLQKLEWTGNIRELRNVVERLVIMGGDEISEQDVTKNT, from the coding sequence ATGGCTAAAATTCTAATTATTGATGACGAACAGAGCATCAGGAATACACTCAAAGAAATTTTAGAATACGAAAAATACACCATTGAAGAGGCTAAAGATGGTGAGGAAGGTCTCAAACTTTTAATGAAAGAGAAGTTTGATGTAGCTCTTTGTGATGTGAAAATGCCGAAAATGGATGGCTTAGAAGTACTTGAAAAAGCCATTGAAGAAGGTATAGATACTCAGTTCATTATGATTTCTGCCCATGGAACAATTGAAACTGCTGTTGAAGCCACTAAAAAAGGTGCCTATGATTTCATTCAAAAGCCACCAGACCTCAACAGACTCCTGGTTACAATTCGCAATGCCATGGACAAATCTACTTTGGTAAAAGAAACCAAAGTATTAAAGAAAAAGGTTTCCAAAGGATCGATGATTGTAGGAGACTCCAAACCTATATCTGAAATAAAAGAAACCATCCAAAAGGTAGCTCCCACTGATGCCAGAGTTTTAGTAACTGGCGAAAATGGAACTGGTAAAGAACTAGTTGCCAGGCAGTTGCATGAAATGAGCTCTCGTTCAAAAGGTCCTCTGATAGAGGTGAATTGCGCTGCTATTCCATCAGAATTAATAGAGAGTGAACTTTTTGGCCACGAGAAAGGATCATTTACCTCTGCCGTTAAACAGCGCATTGGTAAGTTTGAATTGGCTAATGATGGTACATTGTTTTTAGACGAGATTGGCGATATGAGTCTTTCTGCTCAGGCAAAGGTGTTAAGAGCATTACAAGAGAATAAAATAACTCGTGTTGGTGGTGATAAAGAAATATCGGTAAATGTTAGGGTTGTTGCCGCTACAAATAAAAATCTGAAAGAAGAAATAGCCAATAAAAACTTCAGGGAAGATTTATATCATCGATTAAGTGTAATACTAATTAAAGTACCACCATTAAGAGATCGGGCAGAAGATATTCCTCTACTTACTGATAAATTTCTCCATGATATTGCCGCAGAGTACGGCACTAAACCAAAATCTATTACCCCTAAAGCTGTAAGCTTACTTCAAAAATTAGAATGGACAGGCAATATTCGTGAATTACGAAATGTTGTCGAAAGATTAGTAATTATGGGAGGTGATGAAATTAGTGAGCAGGACGTCACTAAAAATACTTGA
- a CDS encoding alpha-ketoacid dehydrogenase subunit alpha/beta encodes MNTTKLTRKTKKNTEVLNDYKLACESREASLLGRKEVFMGKAKFGIFGDGKELAQIAMAKVFQNGDFRSGYYRDQTFMFAIGQLTIQEYFAQLYAHTDVTADPSSAGRLMNGHFATRLLDENGDWKDLTKEKHSSSDVSPTASQMPRLVGLAYASKLYREVPALKKVKGFSVNGNEVAFGTIGNASTSEGMFYEAINAAGVLQVPMLVSVWDDEYGISVPKEYHTTKGNISAVLDGFKRDKKHAGYEIFTVNGWDYEALIDTYEKAAAISREEHVPTLVHVQQLTQPQGHSTSGSHERYKSKERLQWEAEYDCNIQFRKWILSEGLADAEELDGIEAEAKKSAKEAKEAAWKAFNGSLKIDFDAALAAIEEVANNTNKNTDELNSIKEELSKTVNPIKLDSYRAVKKALRALRTEQKSVKTPLTNWLKNADETYFDQYNSKLYSTSKNSALNVEVVDAIFDDGASQVDGREVLQACFDEALKRDPKVFAFGEDVGKIGDVNQAFAGLQEKHGVNRVTDTGIRECTIIGQGIGAALRGLRPIAEIQYLDYLLYAIQILSDDLASLQYRTKGGQKAPLIIRTRGHRLEGVWHSGSPMGMILHSLRGIYVLTPRNMTQAAGFYNTMLKSDDPALIIECLNGYRLKEQIPSNVGEFTVPLGKVEVLKEGTDVTIVTYGSMCRIVMDAADQLEKYGISCEVIDAQSLIPFDLNHDIVESVKKTNRLVVADEDVPGGASAFILQKVLEEQGAYKYLDSKPTTITAKEHRPAYSSDGDYFSKPNIEEVFDKVYDLIAEADPENYPDIY; translated from the coding sequence TTGAATACTACAAAATTGACCAGGAAAACAAAGAAGAATACCGAAGTACTTAACGATTATAAGCTTGCATGCGAGAGCAGAGAAGCAAGTTTGCTAGGAAGGAAAGAAGTATTTATGGGTAAGGCCAAGTTCGGAATTTTCGGGGACGGGAAAGAATTGGCTCAAATAGCCATGGCCAAAGTTTTTCAGAATGGTGATTTTAGGTCAGGGTACTATCGCGATCAGACTTTTATGTTTGCGATAGGTCAGCTTACAATTCAAGAATACTTTGCACAGTTATATGCTCATACAGACGTAACGGCAGATCCATCTTCAGCTGGCAGGTTGATGAATGGACACTTTGCAACAAGGTTGTTAGATGAAAATGGCGATTGGAAAGATTTAACCAAAGAAAAACATAGTAGCTCTGACGTTTCTCCTACAGCATCGCAAATGCCACGGTTGGTAGGTTTGGCCTACGCCTCGAAACTATACAGGGAAGTACCTGCCTTAAAGAAGGTGAAAGGTTTTAGTGTGAATGGTAATGAAGTAGCGTTTGGCACGATAGGAAATGCGTCCACATCAGAAGGAATGTTTTACGAAGCCATTAATGCTGCGGGCGTTTTGCAGGTACCTATGTTAGTTTCTGTGTGGGATGACGAATATGGTATATCAGTACCAAAAGAATATCATACTACAAAGGGTAACATATCGGCTGTTTTAGATGGATTTAAAAGAGATAAAAAACATGCCGGCTATGAGATTTTTACTGTTAATGGGTGGGATTACGAAGCACTAATTGATACCTACGAAAAGGCTGCGGCTATTTCAAGAGAAGAACATGTGCCTACATTGGTTCACGTTCAACAACTTACTCAGCCACAAGGTCATTCAACATCAGGATCTCACGAAAGATATAAATCAAAAGAAAGGTTGCAGTGGGAAGCAGAATATGACTGCAACATTCAGTTTAGAAAGTGGATTTTAAGTGAAGGCTTGGCTGATGCAGAAGAATTAGATGGAATTGAAGCTGAAGCGAAAAAGTCAGCAAAAGAAGCGAAAGAGGCTGCGTGGAAAGCATTTAACGGTTCATTAAAAATTGATTTTGATGCTGCATTGGCTGCAATTGAGGAGGTGGCTAATAATACGAATAAAAATACTGATGAACTGAATTCGATTAAAGAGGAGTTATCTAAAACGGTTAACCCGATAAAATTAGACAGTTACAGAGCTGTTAAAAAAGCGCTGAGAGCGTTGAGAACGGAGCAAAAATCTGTGAAAACGCCCTTGACTAATTGGCTAAAAAACGCAGATGAAACTTATTTCGATCAGTATAACTCGAAACTTTATAGCACAAGCAAAAATTCTGCTTTAAACGTAGAAGTTGTGGATGCCATATTTGATGATGGTGCGTCACAAGTTGATGGGAGGGAAGTGCTACAGGCTTGTTTTGATGAGGCCTTGAAAAGGGACCCAAAAGTATTTGCTTTTGGTGAAGATGTAGGGAAAATAGGGGATGTGAATCAGGCATTTGCTGGCTTGCAGGAAAAACATGGCGTTAACAGAGTAACGGACACTGGAATTAGAGAGTGTACAATTATAGGTCAGGGAATTGGTGCTGCTTTACGCGGGCTGAGGCCAATTGCTGAAATTCAATACTTAGATTATCTATTATATGCTATTCAGATATTATCTGATGATCTGGCTTCATTGCAATACCGAACAAAGGGCGGACAGAAAGCTCCATTAATAATAAGGACAAGAGGTCATAGATTGGAGGGCGTTTGGCATTCAGGTTCGCCAATGGGCATGATCCTTCATAGCTTAAGAGGTATTTATGTGTTAACTCCTAGAAACATGACACAAGCGGCTGGTTTTTATAATACCATGCTTAAGTCAGATGATCCTGCTTTAATCATCGAGTGCCTTAACGGATATCGACTAAAAGAGCAGATACCATCAAACGTTGGGGAATTTACTGTGCCACTTGGTAAAGTGGAAGTACTAAAAGAAGGTACTGATGTTACAATAGTTACTTATGGTTCAATGTGTAGAATTGTGATGGATGCTGCTGATCAATTAGAGAAGTATGGCATTTCTTGTGAGGTGATAGATGCTCAATCATTAATTCCTTTTGATTTGAATCACGACATTGTAGAATCTGTTAAGAAAACCAATCGCTTAGTAGTAGCGGACGAGGATGTTCCTGGTGGCGCCTCTGCATTTATTTTACAGAAAGTGTTGGAGGAGCAAGGTGCCTATAAGTATCTGGATTCGAAACCAACAACAATTACAGCAAAAGAGCATAGGCCAGCATATTCATCTGATGGTGATTACTTCTCCAAACCGAATATTGAAGAAGTATTTGACAAGGTGTATGATCTTATCGCTGAGGCTGATCCGGAAAACTACCCGGATATTTATTAA
- a CDS encoding type I restriction enzyme HsdR N-terminal domain-containing protein: MIKLNLPDFDCKLRKNAGKTEVFDIIRKKYVVLQPEEWVRQGFIHFLINQSDFPKSLIKIESGLKYNRLDKRSDIQVLNSDGTTFMIVECKSFKVKLDQKALDQLTMYNKTINARYIVLTNGINHFCCEMMNQSKYEFRDQIPVYSKNA; this comes from the coding sequence ATGATAAAACTCAACCTTCCTGATTTCGATTGCAAATTGAGAAAAAATGCAGGTAAAACAGAAGTTTTTGACATCATTCGAAAAAAATATGTCGTGCTACAGCCCGAGGAATGGGTAAGGCAGGGTTTTATTCATTTTCTAATTAATCAAAGTGATTTTCCTAAGTCGCTAATTAAAATAGAATCTGGTTTAAAATATAATAGACTGGATAAAAGGTCTGATATTCAAGTCTTAAATAGTGATGGCACAACTTTCATGATTGTGGAATGTAAATCATTTAAAGTGAAACTCGACCAAAAGGCGCTTGATCAACTCACAATGTATAATAAAACCATCAACGCAAGATATATTGTGTTAACTAATGGTATTAACCATTTCTGCTGTGAAATGATGAATCAGAGCAAATATGAGTTTAGAGATCAAATTCCTGTATATAGCAAAAATGCCTGA
- the ald gene encoding alanine dehydrogenase: protein MIIGVAKEIKNNENRVALTPAGAQELVKRGHEVFIQSTAGEGSGFMDEEYTEAGAKILPTIEATYEKAEMIMKVKEPIEPEYNLIKKDQLVFTYFHFASYEPLTNAMIDSKAICLAYETVEKSDRSLPLLIPMSEVAGRMSIQEGAKYLEKPLKGRGILLGGVPGVRPAKVLILGGGVVGTNAAKMAAGMGADVTIMDLSLPRLRYLDDIMPANVNTFMSNEYNIRELISTHDLIVGAVLIPGAKAPNLITRDMLKEMRPGTVLVDVAVDQGGCIETCEPTTHENPTYIIDDVVHYCVANMPGAVPYTSTLALTNATLPYAIQLANKGWKKACKENKELELGLNIINGDVVYKAVAEAFNLPYTEVSKYLN from the coding sequence ATGATTATAGGAGTAGCCAAGGAAATAAAGAACAATGAAAACCGTGTGGCTCTTACGCCTGCGGGAGCTCAGGAATTAGTTAAAAGAGGCCATGAAGTATTCATTCAGTCTACTGCCGGTGAAGGTAGTGGTTTTATGGATGAGGAATATACAGAGGCTGGAGCCAAAATATTACCGACTATCGAAGCCACATATGAAAAGGCGGAAATGATAATGAAGGTAAAAGAACCGATAGAGCCTGAATACAATCTTATTAAGAAAGATCAGTTGGTATTTACCTATTTTCACTTTGCTTCTTATGAGCCTTTAACAAATGCTATGATCGATAGCAAAGCTATTTGTCTAGCTTATGAAACAGTTGAAAAAAGTGACCGAAGCCTTCCGCTATTGATTCCAATGTCTGAGGTTGCTGGAAGAATGTCAATTCAGGAAGGAGCGAAATATTTAGAGAAGCCATTGAAAGGCAGAGGTATTTTGCTCGGTGGAGTTCCCGGAGTTAGACCAGCTAAAGTTTTAATATTAGGTGGTGGCGTAGTTGGTACGAACGCTGCAAAAATGGCCGCTGGTATGGGCGCTGATGTAACTATCATGGATTTAAGTCTTCCTAGATTAAGATATCTTGATGATATTATGCCGGCAAACGTTAATACCTTCATGTCAAATGAATACAACATTCGTGAGCTAATATCAACACACGATTTAATTGTTGGTGCTGTATTAATACCTGGTGCTAAAGCTCCTAATCTTATTACCAGAGATATGCTTAAGGAAATGAGACCTGGTACAGTACTCGTTGATGTGGCAGTGGATCAAGGTGGATGTATTGAAACATGCGAGCCTACAACTCATGAAAACCCTACTTACATAATTGATGATGTGGTGCACTATTGCGTGGCTAATATGCCTGGCGCTGTGCCTTACACTTCAACATTAGCCTTAACAAATGCTACTCTTCCGTATGCTATACAACTAGCAAACAAAGGATGGAAGAAGGCTTGTAAAGAAAACAAAGAACTAGAGTTAGGTCTTAATATTATAAATGGTGATGTTGTTTATAAAGCTGTTGCTGAAGCTTTTAACCTACCATACACTGAAGTATCAAAATACCTTAACTAA